In one Paraburkholderia megapolitana genomic region, the following are encoded:
- a CDS encoding UDP-glucuronic acid decarboxylase family protein has product MRFDRKRVLVTGGAGFLGSHLCERLVGLGHDVICLDNFMTGTKDNVAGLLGNSHFEVLRHDVTFPLYTEVDEIYNLACPASPVHYQFDPVQTTKTSVMGAINMLGLAKRTHARILQASTSEVYGDPTVHPQREDYRGNVNPLGPRACYDEGKRCAETLFFDYYRQHHVDIKVVRIFNTYGPRMSPNDGRVVSNFIVQALRGEDITLYGDGSQTRAFCYVDDLISGLVGMMQTPKDTTGPVNLGNPHEIPVRELAERIIRLTDSSSKIVFRPLPVDDPLQRCPDIGLAHNLLDWQPRVALDAGLHRTIDYFRASLGLRLSALTA; this is encoded by the coding sequence TTGAGATTTGACAGAAAACGCGTACTGGTCACGGGCGGCGCCGGCTTTCTCGGCTCCCACCTTTGCGAGAGGCTGGTCGGGCTAGGTCACGACGTGATCTGTCTGGATAACTTCATGACGGGGACCAAGGACAACGTCGCAGGTTTGCTCGGCAACTCTCACTTCGAAGTACTGCGTCACGACGTCACGTTCCCGCTCTATACCGAGGTCGACGAAATCTACAATCTGGCCTGCCCGGCTTCCCCCGTGCATTACCAGTTCGACCCGGTGCAGACGACCAAGACAAGTGTGATGGGTGCGATCAATATGCTGGGGCTGGCAAAGCGCACGCATGCGCGCATTCTGCAAGCGTCCACGAGTGAGGTCTATGGAGACCCGACCGTTCATCCGCAACGCGAAGACTATCGGGGCAATGTCAATCCGCTCGGGCCGCGGGCCTGCTATGACGAAGGAAAGCGCTGCGCGGAAACGCTATTCTTCGACTACTACCGACAGCATCACGTCGATATCAAGGTCGTGCGAATCTTCAACACCTACGGGCCGCGCATGAGTCCCAACGACGGGCGGGTCGTATCCAACTTCATTGTTCAGGCTTTGCGCGGAGAGGACATCACGCTATATGGCGACGGTTCCCAGACGCGGGCATTTTGCTATGTAGACGACCTGATCTCCGGCCTTGTCGGCATGATGCAAACGCCGAAAGATACGACAGGCCCAGTCAATCTAGGCAATCCACATGAAATTCCGGTGCGCGAACTGGCTGAACGCATCATCCGCCTGACCGACTCAAGCTCGAAAATCGTGTTCCGACCGCTGCCCGTCGACGACCCTCTACAGCGATGCCCGGACATCGGCCTCGCGCACAACCTGCTTGACTGGCAACCGCGCGTGGCGCTGGATGCGGGCCTGCATCGCACGATCGACTACTTCCGGGCGAGTTTGGGATTACGGCTATCCGCGCTTACCGCTTGA
- a CDS encoding helix-turn-helix transcriptional regulator, whose protein sequence is MKRFIGDTVAIDAMHVSIWNSDEHRGRFIDGVAVHGAELHGADMRDHLPEPLMAQILDLDGPQIIHVEARAAGAADSISPMYRCLMLMRRFNSHFIIVLQRNAERGDFQPDELTSLGDLSLVLLPLVEQHTSPQPPAPIDDTPAITAADTLLPDSSVATLSQTFLTRLEQRHITLSSREQQVCILILSGHTLPSICEELNLRASTVETYLKRARIKLGLSGRHGLSRWMIE, encoded by the coding sequence ATGAAGCGGTTCATCGGCGACACGGTCGCGATCGACGCGATGCACGTGTCGATCTGGAACAGCGACGAGCATCGCGGCCGCTTCATCGATGGCGTTGCGGTCCACGGTGCCGAACTGCATGGCGCCGATATGCGCGATCATCTTCCCGAGCCGTTGATGGCGCAGATTCTCGATCTGGATGGCCCGCAGATCATCCACGTAGAAGCGCGGGCAGCCGGTGCTGCCGATTCGATATCGCCCATGTATCGATGTCTCATGCTGATGCGGCGATTCAATTCGCATTTCATCATCGTTCTGCAACGAAATGCGGAGCGTGGCGATTTCCAGCCGGACGAACTTACGTCGCTTGGTGATCTGTCATTGGTGTTGTTGCCGCTCGTCGAGCAGCACACGTCGCCGCAACCGCCCGCCCCGATCGACGACACGCCCGCGATTACCGCCGCCGACACGTTGTTGCCGGACAGCAGCGTCGCTACGCTTTCGCAAACCTTCTTGACGCGCCTCGAGCAGAGGCACATCACGCTGTCGTCACGCGAGCAACAGGTCTGCATCCTGATCCTGTCGGGGCACACGCTGCCCTCGATCTGCGAAGAACTCAACCTCAGGGCAAGCACGGTAGAAACCTATCTAAAACGTGCGCGCATCAAGCTTGGGCTCAGCGGGCGGCACGGCCTGTCGCGCTGGATGATCGAATAG